One genomic segment of Anguilla anguilla isolate fAngAng1 chromosome 2, fAngAng1.pri, whole genome shotgun sequence includes these proteins:
- the LOC118219704 gene encoding protein cramped-like, translating to MVRRKKTPSAPEEHQNGMTVKQGDGSGDEGVKKLSRKLEGCEEEESGDQGSEESNTKKNGDEIPNLSSTGSSSSAPIPSTSSSNPLGPNVSSTQDTSTPVPQSQDQHHFLRSSVRPPSKRLRKDPIASAINGHSGVKGKGAENGASVLVGCAQSASPGGSSGGASKSGPRSLGASDKDEAGSSQKKVRRQWESWSTEDKNTFFQGLYEHGKDFEAIQNNIALKYKKKGKPASMVKNKEQVRHFYYRTWHKISKYIDFSNVYSRVLKKSSQELYGLICYAELRKKVGGLMDDKNVAKLNELIQHGATTVRSKGRNLRIKVPMCRALKKLCDPDGVSDEEDQKPVRLPLKVPMELQPRSNHSWARVQSLAHNPRLRMMVELHRKVSSLIEFLKQKWAIQDHRIWKSLEERDALEAQQHSPWGRGREQEELFLYPAESSTLTPLPGVARVVHSKAFCTVHWLESGKCRAGGRDLPAAHILGIQAAPRGPGRQGRAGGAGGEARRAESVVAEATDEAVTGGAADDKTRGPSSQPQNSPTPPHPPRAPAQKEGTPPGPAVAPPPLLESRSSPGEGPVSGETGGDQGTGDASGQSLAPPAREGPCVEFTSSPRKDSADSLRDGGGSARCAEDRTEGTGLSPEGPAAAGGSPPPLQPAGGDACTKEDQAPEEGRSGRRAAGKEDAGGAGGAGGAGGAGGRPPQQIREEGWCTRSTENVTLAELYLMLGKPGKLQLEYEWLPVSRDDGPPHPSPRPRPRPATHRVLRCLLRLVSSEVNPKPATELCSSATSPLKPGLEDQSGTPPGKGMALGVRSPSCGRHQASVRGGVRNLPRSLLAPGASGDADSSLFAVPTTLPPNSRHGKMFSPNKEAELAFRQQLHSFSMQSDLFLPKQRKFRNRHLRKPLVVQRTLLPRTTGDASQHVCSFSILSNSSIAGTGSFRPIQPSLQAAPRPALPKAVPQSSATSSQLSSTIDLAAKSAGIIPGSPSQEPEGPGAVGLLLAPDAATLPEPKRDLLPQTPAAIVPAEAALDNGLSPLSPAGDADTLLSPPSVASLLDISLPGPPEEVLSQGEAASHISDSIIELAINSAHYGDSSSLSPAKLNGGDVSRSLPSPACSPQRSWIASPSHDPQWYPNESSDSTLSCLLSSLISPEKGRKMLTPSGPSSGTSLLGPSLLDSSSRDSFHSRGLPDVGEVDSQLACMMSESSVDYIARFNDLAQELSVSEPPPPPPGPSGSG from the exons ATggtgaggagaaaaaagacACCATCTGCTCCCGAAGAACATCAAAATGG GATGACAGTGAAACAGGGGGATGGCAGTGGGGATGAAGGGGTGAAGAAATTGAGCCGAAAGCTTGAAGGTtgcgaggaagaggagagcggAGACCAGGGGAGTGAAGAGAGCAATACAAAGAAAAACGGAGATGAAATTCCTAATCTATCATCTACTGGTTCCTCAAGTTCGGCTCCAATACCCTCGACTTCTTCATCGAACCCACTGGGACCTAACGTTAGTTCGACCCAAGATACATCCACACCTGTCCCTCAAAGCCAGGATCAGCACCATTTCCTAAGGTCCAGCGTACGACCTCCTAGCAAACGGCTGCGGAAGGATCCCATTGCCTCAGCTATCAATGGTCACAGCGGTGTCAAGGGGAAAG GTGCGGAGAATGGGGCTTCTGTGCTGGTGGGGTGCGCCCAATCAGCTTCCCCGGGTGGGTCGAGCGGTGGGGCCTCAAAGTCGGGGCCCCGGAGCCTGGGGGCCAGCGACAAGGACGAGGCGGGCAGCAGCCAGAAGAAAGTGCGCAGGCAGTGGGAGTCCTGGAGCACGGAGGACAAGAACACCTTCTTCCAGGGGCTGTATGAG CACGGCAAGGATTTTGAAGCCATCCAGAACAACATTGCACTGAAGTATAAGAAGAAGGGCAAGCCGGCCAGCATGGTGAAGAACAAGGAGCAGGTGCGGCACTTCTACTACCGCACGTGGCACAAGATCTCCAAGTACATCGACTTCAGCAACG TGTACTCGCGGGTGCTGAAGAAGTCCTCCCAGGAGCTGTACGGACTCATCTGCTACGCCGAGCTGAGGAAGAAGGTTGGCGGCC TAATGGACGACAAGAACGTGGCCAAGCTCAACGAGCTCATTCAGCACGG GGCTACCACAGTGCGCTCCAAGGGCAGGAACCTGCGGATCAAAGTGCCCATGTGTCGAGCGCTTAAGAAACTTTGCGATCCTGATG GCGTCAGCGATGAGGAGGACCAGAAGCCTGTGCGGTTGCCCCTCAAGGTGCCCATGGAGCTGCAGCCTCGCAGTAACCACTCCTGGGCTCGAGTCCAGAGCCTGGCACACAACCCCAGGCTCAG GATGATGGTAGAGCTGCACAGGAAGGTGTCCAGCCTGATCGAGTTCCTCAAGCAGAAATGGGCCATCCAAGACCACAGAATT TGGAAGAGCCTGGAGGAGCGGGACGCCCTGGAGGCTCAGCAGCACTCcccctgggggcgggggcgggagcagGAGGAGCTCTTCCTGTACCCGGCCGAGAGCAGCACGCTGACGCCGCTGCCGGGCGTGGCCCGCGTGGTGCACTCCAAGGCCTTTTGCACCGTGCACTGGCTGGAGAGCGGGAAGTGCCGGGCCGGGGGCCGGGACCTGCCCGCCGCCCACATCCTGGGCATCCAGGcggcccccaggggccccgggaGGCAGGGCCGCGCGGGTGGGGCCGGGGGCGAGGCGCGGCGGGCCGAGAGCGTGGTCGCCGAGGCGACGGACGAGGCTGTGACGGGAGGGGCGGCGGACGACAAAACGCGGGGCCCCTCGAGCCAGCCGCAGAACAGCCCCacgcctccccaccccccacgcgcCCCCGCACAGAAGGAGGGGACCCCGCCGGGCCCTGCGGTGGCTCCTCCCCCGCTGctggagagcaggagcagcccGGGGGAGGGGCCCGTCTCCGGGGAGACCGGAGGCGACCAGGGGACGGGCGACGCGTCGGGGCAGAGCCTTGCCCCACCGGCGCGGGAGGGGCCGTGCGTCGAGTTCACTTCGTCCCCCAGAAAAGACTCGGCCGACTCTCTCAGGGACGGCGGGGGGAGCGCGCGCTGCGCGGAGGACAGGACTGAAGGGACGGGCCTGTCCCCAGAGGGGCCTGCCGCCGCTGGAggttcccctcctcccctgcagCCGGCGGGGGGGGACGCCTGCACTAAAGAAGACCAGGCCCCCGAGGAGGGGCGGAGCGGCAGGAGGGCCGCTGGGAAGGAGGacgcgggcggggccgggggggcgggcggggcgggcggggcgggcgggaggCCCCCGCAGCAGATCCGGGAGGAGGGCTGGTGCACGCGCAGCACGGAGAACGTCACGCTGGCCGAGCTCTACCTCATGCTGGGCAAGCCGGGGAAGCTGCAGCTGGAGTACGAGTGGCTGCCCGTGTCCCGTGACGACGGCCCGCCGCACCCCagcccccggccccggccccggcccgcCACCCACCGCGTCCTGCGCTGCCTGCTGCGGCTCGTCTCCTCCGAGGTCAACCCCAAACCC gCCACAGAGCTGTGCTCCTCCGCCACCTCGCCGCTGAAGCCCGGGCTGGAGGACCAGTCCGGCACCCCGCCAGGGAAGGGCATGGCGCTGGGGGTGCGCAGTCCCAGCTGCGGGCGCCACCAGGCCTCCGTCCGGGGGG GCGTGCGGAACCTCCCCCGCTCGCTGCTGGCCCCGGGGGCCTCGGGGGACGCGGACAGCAGCCTCTTCGCCGTCCCCACCACGCTGCCGCCCAACAGCCGCCACGGGAAGATGTTCTCCCCCAacaaggaggcggagctggccTTCCGCCAGCAGCTGCACTCCTTCAGC ATGCAGTCCGACCTTTTCCTCCCCAAACAGAGAAAGTTCCGGAACCGTCACCTACGGAAGCCTCTCGTGGTGCAG AGAACCCTGCTCCCTCGAACCACCGGGGACGCCTCCCAGCACGTCTGCTCCTTCTCCATCCTCTCCAACTCCTCCATCGCAG GTACCGGATCTTTCCGGCCCATCCAGCCCTCCCTGCaggccgccccccgccccgccctccccaaaGCCGTTCCCCAGAGCTCCGCCACATCCAGCCAGCTCTCCA GTACCATCGACCTGGCCGCCAAGTCGGCGGGCATCATTCCGGGCAGCCCGTCCCAGGAGCCGGAGGGCCCCGGCGCGGTCGGCCTCCTCCTGGCTCCGGACGCGGCGACGCTGCCGGAGCCCAAAAGGGACCTCCTCCCCCAGACCCCGGCCGCCATCGTCCCCGCCGAG gCCGCTTTGGACAACGGGCTGTCTCCCCTGTCTCCTGCGGGAGACGCAGACAccctcctgtccccccccaGCGTGGCCTCCCTGCTGGACATCTCCCTACCCGGCCCGCCCGAGGAGGTGCTGTCCCAGGGCGAGGCCGCCTCCCACATCAGCGACTCCATTATCGAGCTGGCCATCAACTCCGCACAttacg GCgacagctcctccctctcccccgccaAGCTGAATGGGGGCGACGTGTCCCgcagcctcccctcccccgcctgcAGTCCTCAGAGGAGCTGGATCGCCTCTCCCTCTCACGACCCGCAGTGGTACCCCAACGAGTCCAGCGACTCCACGCTCAGCTGCCTGCTCT CGAGCCTTATCTCCCCGGAAAAGGGGCGGAAGATGCTGACCCCCTCGGGCCCCTCCAGCGGGACGTCCCTGCTGGGCCCCAGCCTCCTGGACAGCAGCTCCAGGGACTCCTTCCACTCCCGCGGGCTGCCCGACGTCGGagag gtggacTCCCAGCTGGCGTGCATGATGAGCGAGAGCAGCGTGGACTACATCGCCCGCTTCAACGACCTGGCGCAGGAGCTGTCCGTCAGcgagccgccgcccccgcccccgggcccGAGCGGCAGCGGCTGA